One Kitasatospora sp. NBC_01287 DNA window includes the following coding sequences:
- a CDS encoding glycosyltransferase family 39 protein — translation MTMKPAEPTDPTAATDPTAAPDLTAAPDPSEPTEPSAPTEPTEPAEPTEPTAAPARPDRGYQLPTPPDAAWSVNSRRASRISRLLLLGILAIQAGLSLRMRGRAFEDEALYIAAGHLELHHLLHGAPVPADFNGFFSGYPLLYPVLAGAVDSVAGLTGVRLVSLAMMLATTGLLFGMTRRMFNDRAALGAAALFSVVQSTIFLGYFATFDAAALFLLAVSAWTVVRTTGKHPATVLLAVAPAVLAMAVKYAAGLFLPTLLVLAVLSGAPVKKRHQALYRGLCFGLGTGTVLGVVAYFSGAVSGLSQTTTARAHGTSSPLSLFELSGQWGGLVFLTAVGGAIAYVRRSRMGEMPWSAGDTPGRVRRLLLGVTLCGSALLAPAYQSYLQTDTSLFKHVGFGLLFAAPMAGLGLSRLVGPHFRQPQLGIMLYVTVLIFGMVQAHHEFTPPDSTRMAEEVQRLTVPGGHYLAEEYEIPAYYLRKSTSWDQWQSTFAIDYVGKDHKHHYGNDGFGTAVKDGYFNVIVLTGNVTPDADTAITDALRGSSAYRLVATLPFHTQYGDNTYRIWTRQ, via the coding sequence ATGACCATGAAGCCCGCCGAACCGACCGACCCGACCGCCGCGACCGACCCGACCGCTGCACCCGACCTGACCGCTGCACCCGACCCGTCGGAGCCCACCGAACCCAGCGCGCCCACCGAGCCCACCGAGCCCGCGGAGCCCACCGAGCCCACCGCGGCGCCGGCCCGGCCGGACCGCGGCTACCAGTTGCCCACACCGCCGGATGCCGCCTGGTCCGTCAACTCGCGGCGGGCCAGCCGGATCAGCCGGCTGCTGCTGCTGGGCATCCTGGCGATCCAGGCCGGGCTGTCGCTGCGGATGCGCGGCCGGGCCTTCGAGGACGAGGCGCTCTACATCGCGGCCGGCCACCTGGAGCTGCACCACCTGCTGCACGGCGCCCCGGTGCCCGCCGACTTCAACGGCTTCTTCTCCGGTTACCCGCTGCTCTACCCGGTCCTCGCCGGCGCGGTCGACTCGGTCGCCGGCCTGACCGGCGTGCGGCTGGTCAGCCTGGCCATGATGCTCGCCACCACCGGCCTGCTGTTCGGCATGACCAGGCGGATGTTCAACGACCGGGCCGCGCTGGGTGCCGCCGCGCTCTTCTCGGTGGTGCAGTCCACGATCTTCCTCGGCTACTTCGCCACCTTCGACGCGGCCGCGCTCTTCCTGCTCGCGGTGTCGGCCTGGACGGTGGTGCGGACCACCGGCAAGCACCCGGCGACCGTGCTGCTGGCCGTGGCACCGGCGGTCCTGGCGATGGCCGTCAAGTACGCGGCCGGCCTCTTCCTGCCCACCCTGCTGGTGCTGGCCGTGCTCTCCGGAGCGCCGGTCAAGAAACGGCACCAGGCGCTCTACCGCGGACTCTGCTTCGGGCTCGGCACCGGCACCGTACTGGGGGTCGTGGCGTACTTCTCCGGCGCGGTCAGCGGCCTCAGCCAGACCACCACGGCCCGCGCGCACGGCACGTCCTCGCCGCTGTCGCTCTTCGAACTGTCGGGCCAGTGGGGCGGGCTGGTCTTCCTGACCGCGGTGGGCGGCGCGATCGCGTACGTCCGGCGCTCCCGGATGGGCGAGATGCCCTGGTCTGCGGGCGACACCCCCGGACGGGTCCGGCGCCTCCTGCTGGGCGTGACGCTCTGCGGCTCCGCCCTGCTCGCCCCGGCCTACCAGTCGTATCTGCAGACCGACACCTCGCTCTTCAAGCACGTCGGTTTCGGCCTGCTCTTCGCCGCCCCGATGGCCGGGCTGGGCCTGTCCCGCCTGGTCGGTCCACATTTCCGGCAGCCGCAGCTCGGCATCATGCTCTACGTGACCGTGCTGATCTTCGGCATGGTCCAGGCCCACCACGAGTTCACCCCGCCCGACTCCACCCGGATGGCCGAGGAGGTCCAGCGGCTGACCGTGCCGGGCGGCCACTACCTCGCCGAGGAGTACGAGATCCCGGCGTACTACCTGCGCAAGAGCACCAGCTGGGACCAGTGGCAGTCCACCTTCGCGATCGACTACGTGGGCAAGGACCACAAGCACCACTACGGGAACGACGGGTTCGGCACCGCGGTCAAGGACGGCTACTTCAACGTCATCGTGCTGACCGGGAACGTCACGCCGGACGCCGACACCGCCATCACCGACGCGCTGCGGGGCAGTTCCGCCTACCGCCTGGTGGCGACCCTGCCGTTCCACACCCAGTACGGCGACAACACCTACCGGATCTGGACCCGCCAGTGA
- a CDS encoding glycosyltransferase family 39 protein, whose product MSLDEAPATELAAVPGQRPAPAATPPAGSRRDRRRAERRDRAGGPLSAALLVALPAAAALASCLHDIGERQMWRDEQASWWASTLSIGDLSKLIHNVDIVLLPYYLFLHGWIDLFGDSPTALRVPSAIAMAVAAGWLALLGRRLFTPATGLLAGLLLAVLPSTTRYGQEARPYAFAVLVAIASTHLLVRALDRPSLKSWVGYAVTIPLLGWTHLVTLSVLAGHLAAVLTRTRRADLVPRWAFTAAVLAGGSLTVPMVLQGRSQSAQIAWNKTGPADLKAYPDTLFLSWHVGLAVLAVGLLGLLAARRHAALLAAWALLPPLVTFATASWLHLFLNRYLLFTLPAWTLLAAAAVCRVGGPLTSGAAPALPRRLLSWVLVAAAVAGLGWTAWPGIRATHQDLAGEPDYNRLTRIMLHDQQPGDGIVYSGTLQERMSMAYELRDVRTAPKDILLQKSAAEIGLYSAQECDDPDACAANTNRIWLVATGPAADPLAALPPQTAQVLRSQFQTTRTDSLPWVRLVLLSRVHPSRRASVADDLGDHNVQMAPGSS is encoded by the coding sequence ATGAGCCTGGACGAGGCACCGGCCACCGAGCTCGCGGCCGTCCCCGGGCAGCGGCCGGCCCCGGCCGCCACGCCCCCCGCGGGCAGCCGCCGGGACAGGCGCCGGGCCGAGCGCCGCGACCGCGCCGGCGGACCGCTCTCCGCCGCCCTGCTGGTCGCGCTGCCGGCCGCCGCCGCCCTGGCGAGCTGCCTGCACGACATCGGCGAGCGGCAGATGTGGCGGGACGAGCAGGCCAGCTGGTGGGCGTCCACCCTGTCGATCGGCGACCTCAGCAAGCTGATCCACAACGTGGACATCGTGCTGCTGCCCTACTACCTGTTCCTGCACGGCTGGATCGACCTGTTCGGCGACTCGCCCACCGCGCTGCGGGTGCCGTCCGCGATCGCCATGGCGGTGGCGGCCGGCTGGCTGGCACTGCTCGGCCGGCGGCTCTTCACGCCCGCCACCGGGCTGCTGGCGGGCCTGCTGCTGGCAGTCCTGCCCAGCACCACCCGGTACGGCCAGGAGGCCCGCCCGTACGCCTTCGCGGTCCTGGTCGCGATCGCCTCCACCCACCTGCTGGTCCGGGCCCTGGACCGTCCCTCGCTGAAGAGCTGGGTCGGGTACGCGGTGACCATCCCGCTGCTCGGCTGGACCCACCTGGTGACCCTCTCGGTGCTGGCCGGCCACCTGGCCGCGGTGCTGACCAGGACCCGCAGGGCCGACCTGGTCCCGCGCTGGGCCTTCACCGCCGCGGTGCTGGCCGGCGGCTCGCTCACCGTGCCGATGGTGCTGCAGGGCCGGTCGCAGAGCGCCCAGATCGCCTGGAACAAGACCGGGCCGGCCGATCTCAAGGCCTACCCGGACACGCTCTTCCTCTCCTGGCACGTCGGGCTCGCGGTGCTGGCCGTGGGCCTGCTGGGGCTGCTGGCGGCCCGCCGTCACGCCGCGCTGCTCGCGGCCTGGGCGCTGCTGCCGCCCCTGGTCACCTTCGCCACCGCGAGTTGGCTGCACCTCTTCCTCAACCGCTACCTGCTCTTCACCCTGCCCGCCTGGACCCTGCTGGCCGCCGCGGCGGTGTGCCGGGTCGGCGGACCGCTGACCAGCGGCGCCGCCCCCGCGCTGCCGCGCCGGCTGCTGAGCTGGGTGCTGGTCGCCGCCGCGGTGGCCGGACTGGGCTGGACGGCCTGGCCCGGGATCCGAGCGACCCACCAGGACCTGGCGGGCGAGCCGGACTACAACCGGCTCACCCGGATCATGCTGCACGACCAGCAGCCGGGCGACGGCATCGTCTACAGCGGGACGCTGCAGGAGCGGATGTCGATGGCCTACGAGCTGCGCGACGTCCGCACCGCGCCGAAGGATATCCTGCTGCAGAAGTCGGCCGCCGAGATCGGCCTCTACTCGGCCCAGGAGTGCGACGACCCGGACGCCTGCGCGGCGAACACCAACCGGATCTGGCTGGTGGCCACCGGCCCCGCCGCCGACCCGCTGGCGGCGCTCCCGCCGCAGACCGCGCAGGTGCTCCGCAGTCAGTTCCAGACCACCAGGACCGACAGCCTGCCCTGGGTCCGACTGGTCCTGCTGAGCCGGGTCCACCCCTCCCGCCGGGCCTCGGTGGCGGACGACCTGGGTGACCACAACGTCCAGATGGCACCCGGCAGCAGCTGA
- a CDS encoding ribonucleoside-diphosphate reductase subunit alpha — MPSQGHAADATQTDPGAALLRLLTDKSADLPQVDPGHVAAAALRGRHAGSDFAELRGLAVDAAASMIAEDPQYSKLAARLLAQEIADEAVGQGATSFTASIAVGHAEGLIGEVTAAFVAKHAAALDALIDERGDDRFEYFGLRTVQSRYLLRHPITRKVVERPQHFLLRVACGLAVGDNEQSVAEVAELYRLMSRLEYLTSSPTLFNSGTRHPQMSSCYLLDSPLDNLDSIYSRYAQIARLSKHAGGIGLSYSRIRSRGSLIRGTNGQSNGIVPFLRTLDSSVAAVNQGGRRKGAACVYLETWHADIEEFLELRDSTGEEARRTHNLNLAHWIPDEFMRRVNANADWSLFSPADVPELVDLWGEEFDEAYLKAEQAGKAVRSIPAQTLYARMMRTLAQTGNGWMTFKDAANRAANQTALPGRTVHSSNLCTEILEVTDDSETAVCNLGSVNLGAHVAAGATATDLLTAMDWQRLDATVRTAVTFLDRVVDINFYPTGEAATSNSRWRPVGLGVMGLQDVFFQLGLDFDSAEAKKLSTLIAERIMLTAYERSSELAEQFGQHPAYAETRAARGQLHIDHFADATPQWTERWEALRATIARTGLRNSLLLAIAPTATIASIAGVYECIEPQVSNLFKRETLSGEFLQVNPYLVRELKELGVWDQQTRDALREANGSVQELSWLPAELRSRYRTAWELPQRALIDLAAARQPYLDQSQSLNLFMAAPTIGKLSSMYAYAWKVGLKTTYYLRSRPATRIAQAASGAARPAAVPVSGPTAGVPAPTLSQAEQDAIACSLENPESCEACQ; from the coding sequence CTGCCGTCACAGGGACACGCCGCCGATGCCACCCAGACCGATCCCGGTGCGGCACTGCTTCGGCTGCTCACCGACAAGAGCGCCGACCTCCCCCAGGTGGACCCCGGCCACGTCGCCGCCGCCGCGCTGCGCGGCCGCCACGCCGGCTCGGACTTCGCCGAGCTGCGCGGGCTGGCCGTGGACGCCGCCGCTTCGATGATCGCCGAGGACCCCCAGTACTCGAAGCTGGCCGCCCGGCTGCTGGCCCAGGAGATCGCCGACGAGGCGGTGGGCCAGGGCGCCACCTCGTTCACCGCCTCGATCGCCGTCGGCCACGCCGAGGGCCTGATCGGCGAGGTCACCGCCGCCTTCGTGGCCAAGCACGCCGCCGCGCTGGACGCGCTGATCGACGAGCGGGGCGACGACCGCTTCGAGTACTTCGGCCTGCGCACCGTGCAGTCCCGCTACCTGCTGCGCCACCCGATCACCCGCAAGGTGGTCGAGCGCCCGCAGCACTTCCTGCTCCGGGTCGCCTGCGGCCTGGCGGTGGGCGACAACGAGCAGTCGGTGGCCGAGGTCGCCGAGCTCTACCGCCTGATGAGCCGGCTGGAGTACCTGACCTCCTCGCCGACCCTCTTCAACTCCGGCACCCGGCACCCGCAGATGTCCAGCTGCTACCTGCTGGACTCGCCGCTGGACAACCTGGACTCGATCTACTCGCGCTACGCGCAGATCGCCCGGCTCTCCAAGCACGCCGGCGGCATCGGCCTGTCCTACTCCCGGATCCGCTCGCGCGGCAGCCTGATCCGCGGCACCAACGGCCAGTCCAACGGCATCGTGCCGTTCCTGCGCACCCTGGACTCCTCGGTCGCCGCCGTCAACCAGGGCGGCCGCCGCAAGGGCGCGGCCTGCGTCTACCTGGAGACCTGGCACGCGGACATCGAGGAGTTCCTCGAACTGCGCGACAGCACCGGCGAGGAGGCCCGCCGCACCCACAACCTCAACCTGGCGCACTGGATCCCGGACGAGTTCATGCGCCGGGTCAACGCCAACGCCGACTGGTCGCTCTTCTCCCCGGCCGACGTGCCCGAGCTGGTCGACCTGTGGGGCGAGGAGTTCGACGAGGCGTACCTCAAGGCCGAGCAGGCCGGCAAGGCCGTCCGCAGCATCCCCGCGCAGACCCTCTACGCCCGGATGATGCGCACCCTGGCGCAGACCGGCAACGGCTGGATGACCTTCAAGGACGCCGCCAACCGCGCCGCCAACCAGACCGCGCTGCCCGGCCGCACGGTGCACTCCTCCAACCTGTGCACCGAGATCCTGGAGGTCACCGACGACTCCGAGACCGCGGTCTGCAACCTGGGCTCGGTCAACCTCGGCGCCCACGTGGCCGCCGGCGCGACCGCCACCGACCTGCTCACCGCCATGGACTGGCAGCGGCTGGACGCCACCGTGCGCACCGCCGTCACCTTCCTGGACCGGGTGGTGGACATCAACTTCTACCCGACCGGCGAAGCCGCCACCTCCAACTCCCGCTGGCGCCCGGTGGGCCTGGGCGTGATGGGCCTGCAGGACGTCTTCTTCCAGCTGGGCCTGGACTTCGACTCCGCCGAGGCCAAGAAGCTGTCCACGCTGATCGCCGAGCGGATCATGCTGACCGCCTACGAGCGCTCCAGCGAGCTCGCCGAGCAGTTCGGGCAGCACCCGGCCTACGCCGAGACCCGCGCGGCCCGCGGCCAGCTGCACATCGACCACTTCGCCGACGCCACCCCGCAGTGGACCGAGCGCTGGGAGGCGCTGCGCGCCACCATCGCCCGCACCGGCCTGCGCAACTCGCTGCTGCTGGCGATCGCGCCGACCGCGACCATCGCCTCGATCGCCGGCGTCTACGAGTGCATCGAGCCGCAGGTCTCCAACCTCTTCAAGCGCGAGACCCTCTCCGGCGAGTTCCTCCAGGTCAACCCGTACCTGGTGCGCGAGCTGAAGGAGCTGGGCGTCTGGGACCAGCAGACCCGCGACGCGCTGCGCGAGGCCAACGGCTCGGTGCAGGAGCTCTCCTGGCTGCCGGCCGAGCTGCGCTCGCGCTACCGCACCGCCTGGGAGCTGCCGCAGCGCGCGCTGATCGACCTGGCCGCCGCCCGCCAGCCGTACCTGGACCAGAGCCAGTCGCTGAACCTCTTCATGGCCGCGCCGACCATCGGCAAGCTCAGCTCGATGTACGCCTACGCCTGGAAGGTCGGTCTCAAGACCACCTACTACCTGCGCTCGCGCCCGGCCACCCGGATCGCCCAGGCGGCCTCCGGCGCCGCCCGCCCCGCGGCCGTGCCGGTCAGCGGCCCCACCGCGGGCGTCCCCGCTCCCACGCTGAGCCAGGCCGAGCAGGACGCCATCGCCTGCTCCCTGGAGAACCCCGAGTCCTGCGAGGCCTGCCAGTGA
- a CDS encoding ribonucleotide-diphosphate reductase subunit beta encodes MLLDPGFELTLRPMRYPSFYDRYRDAIKNTWTVEEVDLHSDVADLAKLSEGERHMIGRLVAFFATGDSIVANNVVLSLYKHINSPEARLYLSRQLFEEAVHVQFYLTLLDTYLPDPDDRNAAFAAVENIPSIHQKAQFCFTYMNAVDHLDSLESKDDRRAFLLNLICFAACVEGLFFYGAFAYVYWFRSRGLLHGLATGTNWVFRDESMHMDFAFSVVDTVREEEPDLFDDRMAEQVTAMLEQAVEAELQFARDLCGEGLPGMNTESMREYLQAVADQRLARLGMPIRYGSSNPFGFMELQNVQELTNFFERRVSAYQVAVEGSVAFDDDF; translated from the coding sequence ATGCTGCTCGACCCGGGCTTCGAACTGACCCTGCGTCCGATGCGCTACCCGTCCTTCTACGACCGGTACCGCGACGCGATCAAGAACACCTGGACCGTCGAGGAGGTGGACCTGCACTCCGACGTCGCCGACCTCGCCAAGCTCAGCGAGGGCGAGCGGCACATGATCGGCCGCCTGGTCGCCTTCTTCGCCACCGGTGACTCGATCGTCGCCAACAACGTGGTGCTGAGCCTCTACAAGCACATCAACTCCCCCGAGGCCCGGCTCTACCTGTCCCGGCAGCTCTTCGAGGAGGCCGTGCACGTCCAGTTCTACCTGACGCTGCTCGACACCTACCTGCCCGACCCGGACGACCGCAACGCGGCCTTCGCCGCGGTGGAGAACATCCCCTCCATCCACCAGAAGGCCCAGTTCTGCTTCACGTACATGAACGCGGTCGACCACCTCGACTCGCTGGAGAGCAAGGACGACCGCCGGGCCTTCCTGCTCAACCTGATCTGCTTCGCCGCCTGCGTCGAGGGCCTCTTCTTCTACGGCGCCTTCGCCTACGTGTACTGGTTCCGCAGCCGCGGCCTGCTGCACGGCCTGGCCACCGGCACCAACTGGGTCTTCCGCGACGAGTCCATGCACATGGACTTCGCCTTCTCGGTGGTGGACACGGTCCGCGAGGAGGAGCCCGACCTCTTCGACGACCGGATGGCCGAGCAGGTCACCGCGATGCTGGAGCAGGCCGTCGAGGCCGAGCTCCAGTTCGCCCGCGACCTCTGCGGCGAGGGCCTGCCCGGCATGAACACCGAGTCGATGCGCGAGTACCTGCAGGCGGTCGCCGACCAGCGGCTGGCCCGGCTGGGCATGCCGATCCGCTACGGTTCGAGCAACCCGTTCGGCTTCATGGAGCTGCAGAACGTCCAGGAGCTGACCAACTTCTTCGAACGCCGGGTCTCCGCCTACCAGGTGGCCGTCGAGGGCTCGGTGGCCTTCGACGACGACTTCTGA
- the def gene encoding peptide deformylase, translated as MAEQHEHTHDHDHEHEHDHDEAAQAEQAPAEVVGEEPDPSKGTARPITVVGNPVLHRACKVVTEFDAELSALIDDMFQSMYAAAGVGLAANQIGVDAKVFVYDCPDDENVRHIGHVINPVLEDLPVDRRTLDDGNEGCLSVPTAYAELARPDYAVVTGQDKDGNPVRVEGTGFFARCLQHETDHLNGYLYIDRLSKRDRKDALRQMAEGTAAYATVPND; from the coding sequence ATGGCGGAGCAGCACGAGCACACGCACGACCACGATCACGAGCACGAGCACGATCACGACGAGGCGGCGCAGGCCGAGCAGGCCCCGGCCGAGGTGGTCGGCGAGGAGCCCGATCCCAGCAAGGGCACCGCACGCCCGATCACGGTGGTCGGCAATCCGGTGCTGCACCGTGCGTGCAAGGTCGTCACGGAGTTCGACGCCGAGCTGTCCGCGTTGATCGACGACATGTTCCAGTCGATGTACGCGGCCGCCGGGGTGGGCCTGGCGGCCAATCAGATCGGCGTGGACGCCAAGGTGTTCGTCTACGACTGCCCGGACGACGAGAACGTGCGGCACATCGGCCACGTGATCAACCCGGTGCTGGAGGACCTCCCGGTCGACCGCCGCACGCTGGACGACGGCAACGAGGGCTGCCTCTCGGTGCCCACCGCCTACGCCGAACTGGCCCGCCCCGACTACGCGGTGGTGACCGGGCAGGACAAGGACGGCAACCCTGTCCGGGTCGAGGGCACCGGCTTCTTCGCCCGCTGCCTGCAGCACGAGACCGACCACCTGAACGGCTACCTCTACATCGACCGGCTCTCCAAGCGCGACCGCAAGGACGCGCTGCGGCAGATGGCCGAGGGGACCGCGGCCTACGCGACGGTGCCCAACGACTGA